In the Pseudodesulfovibrio sp. S3 genome, CTCTCAATAGCATAAGAACACACACCATCAGCCTGGGGTGCCCAAAAAACCGCGTGGATACCGAACGGCTTCTGGGTGCGCTCGGCTCCGCCATGGTCCCGGTGGAAGAGGTAGCCGAGGCTGATCTCGTGCTCATCAATACCTGCGGTTTCATCCAGCCCGCCACGGAAGAATCCATTTCCACCATCTTGGACGCCGTTCGAGATGCCGCCGAAGCACTCGAAGATACGGGTAAAAAGCCGCTGATCTGCGTGGCCGGATGTCTGGTTTCACGATACGGTCAGGATCTCAAAGAGGGCCTGCCCGAAGTGGATCTGTGGCTGAACACCGAGGAAATCGGGCTTTGGCCCGCCATGGCCGCCAAGGCCCTGGCCGTGAACGTCCCTGGCGGCACGCCCCGAAGTCTGTCCACAGGTCCCTCCTACGCCTACCTCAAGGTGTCCGAGGGATGCTCCCACAATTGCCGGTTCTGCACCATCCCGTCCATCCGCGGACCGCACAAGAGCTGGTCCGTGGACTTCCTGATCAACGAGGCCCGATTGCTCGCCGACCAGGTCGCCGAGATCATCGTGGTTGGGCAGGATTCCACGGCCTATGGATCGGACCTGAGCCAGGACCAGGATCTGGCCACACTTGTCAAGGGACTTTCTTCCCTCTCCACGCTGCAGTGGCTGCGTATCATGTACCTCTATCCTGCCGGGCTGACCGAGCCTCTGCTCTCGTTGCTCAAGGAAACAGGTCCACCCTTTCTGCCCTATTTCGACATCCCGCTCCAGCATGCCCACCCGGACGTGCTTTCGGCCATGGGCCGACCGTTCGCCCGCGACCCCAAAAAG is a window encoding:
- the rimO gene encoding 30S ribosomal protein S12 methylthiotransferase RimO — encoded protein: MSQPALNSIRTHTISLGCPKNRVDTERLLGALGSAMVPVEEVAEADLVLINTCGFIQPATEESISTILDAVRDAAEALEDTGKKPLICVAGCLVSRYGQDLKEGLPEVDLWLNTEEIGLWPAMAAKALAVNVPGGTPRSLSTGPSYAYLKVSEGCSHNCRFCTIPSIRGPHKSWSVDFLINEARLLADQVAEIIVVGQDSTAYGSDLSQDQDLATLVKGLSSLSTLQWLRIMYLYPAGLTEPLLSLLKETGPPFLPYFDIPLQHAHPDVLSAMGRPFARDPKKVVDRVRSFFPEAALRTTFIVGYPGETDAQFQALMDFVEQTRFHHLGVFPYWPEEGTPAAAMDNQIPDEIKIARRDSLMELQAGISADILSGYVGETLPVLIEQPSDEWPGLYIGRAWFQAPDVDGVTYVSAPPDTPLELGTIVEVEIDKADTYDLSGLV